The sequence GTATAGAATTTAATGCCGATCAAATAAAATTTAAAGATGAAATAGATGCTTCAATTCGTGATCAGGTTTGGAATATGTATCAAGGACAGATTTCAAAGGTGATTGAGGGTAATTTAGGCTATATGGTTTTAGATCAGAATGTGGTGCCACGCGCGGGTTATTACATTATAAAAATAGACGATAAAAAATATAACATAGAAAGAATTGAAGAAAATCAAGACCAAGAGGTAAAAGCTTCACATATTTTAATTGCCTATCAAGGAGCTGAACGAGCGACAACCGATAGAAGTCAAGAAGAAGCTAAAACTTTAGCTGAGGAATTGTTAGATCGTATAAAAAATAATGGCGAGAATTTAGCTGATTTAGCTAAAGAATATTCAGATTGTAGTAGTGCTGAAATGGGTGGCGACTTGGGATTCTTTGGTAAAGGAACTATGGCGCCGGAATTTGAAGAGGCGGCCTTTAATTTAGAAAAAGATCAAATTTCAGATATAGTTGAAACTAATTTTGGCTATCATATTATTCAAGTGACTGACATTAAAGGCGAGACTGAAACTAAAACTTATGAAGATCAAATCGTTTACAGTTCACTTTTCTTTGGTATTACTTATGATCCTTGGCAAAACACTGGTTTAAGTGGTCAACAATTACAAATCGCACGAGTTGAGTTTGATCCCAATACTGGCGCACCAGAAATAGCTTTAGAATTTAATCAAGAGGGAGCAGATTTATTTGCGGCCATTACCGAACGCAACGTCGGTCAGCCGGTAGCGATTTTCTTAGATGGTCAGGCAATTAGCATTCCAACAGTTAATGAAAAAATTCCTGACGGTAAAGCGGTCATTAGTGGTAAATTTAACATCACTGAAGCTAAATTATTAGCTCAACGTTTAAGTGCTGGTGCTTTGCCAGTACCAATTGAATTAATTTCACAACAAACAGTTGGTGCTTCTTTGGGCCAAGATTCTGTGGCTAAAAGTTTAAAAGCTGGATTGATCGGTTTAATTCTAATTGCTTTGTTTATGATAATTTTATATCGTTGGCCAGGTGTCTTAGCTGTTTTGGCTTTA is a genomic window of Patescibacteria group bacterium containing:
- the secD gene encoding protein translocase subunit SecD, which translates into the protein MSQRKKIWLSFAAILIIALFCGAVDYPKLPWDNKVANWFTNQKVHLGLDLQGGTHLVYQADVSNIESEEKGSAVEGVRDVIERRVNTFGVSEPVVQTNKVKNTWRIIVELPGVKDVKQAIQMIGETPLLEFKEQKDAPEAEEKLKIESQAQEILTEVKNNPAQFNEIAQRVADENSGIEFNADQIKFKDEIDASIRDQVWNMYQGQISKVIEGNLGYMVLDQNVVPRAGYYIIKIDDKKYNIERIEENQDQEVKASHILIAYQGAERATTDRSQEEAKTLAEELLDRIKNNGENLADLAKEYSDCSSAEMGGDLGFFGKGTMAPEFEEAAFNLEKDQISDIVETNFGYHIIQVTDIKGETETKTYEDQIVYSSLFFGITYDPWQNTGLSGQQLQIARVEFDPNTGAPEIALEFNQEGADLFAAITERNVGQPVAIFLDGQAISIPTVNEKIPDGKAVISGKFNITEAKLLAQRLSAGALPVPIELISQQTVGASLGQDSVAKSLKAGLIGLILIALFMIILYRWPGVLAVLALILYSVITLAVFELIPITLTLAGIAGFILSIGMAVDANVLIFERLKEELKDGKPLDLAVKDGFDRAWTSIRDGNLSTLITCVILYWFGTSMIKGFGLTLGLGVVLSMFSAIVITKTFLRLFGGRGKRLWLYGVKNKQQDKDLEIN